In the genome of Calliopsis andreniformis isolate RMS-2024a chromosome 10, iyCalAndr_principal, whole genome shotgun sequence, one region contains:
- the LOC143185268 gene encoding sialin-like, giving the protein MSKKKEWLSCRDVLWYLVFCGFAINYMLRFNMNLTIIAMVIPRPKAVAYSECTVESASYNKTHDSNSTLDLSTTVAPILNNVTYEDRFSWNENQQGMVLGAYFWLHWLSQLPGGLLARRYGTKLVYGLGNFLTAILGFLIPFATYYHLNALIFLRVLQGLISGVIWPSMHNMTAKWIPPNERSRFVISYLGSSIGAAITFPFCAAISSTFGWAVAFHMTSLLGVIWFCFWIYFVHDSPQQHPRISNEEKKYILENIAESVDEEVTEIPWRHILLSGPVWFTTAAHWSAAWGFFTLMAEGPIYFNFIHGWNINTTGFLSGFPHVLRVLFSYYFSVMCDWLIRTKKMSVTNVRKSATFVATGLQGIILFFLGFSGCEPILAVVLLMSGLIVSAAITSSTFAIFLDLSPNYASVLLGFSGMIATWCGFLSPAVAGGLTNNNQTVGQWRIVFIIAAVNSLAGCVIYLLLGTSKEQWWNKYGKMNKENGQEMQKLTATSATKSGEGDEKIDVTYTKEMNDEK; this is encoded by the exons ATGAGCAAGA AAAAAGAATGGCTATCATGCCGCGATGTGCTTTGGTATCTCGTTTTCTGCGGCTTCGCCATCAACTATATGCTAAGGTTCAACATGAATCTAACGATAATAGCGATGGTAATACCTCGTCCAAAAGCGGTTGCATATTCTGAATGCACTGTAGAGAGTGCATCGTATAATAAGACGCATGACAGCAACAGCACTCTTGATTTATCAACTACTGTCGCACCCATTCTAAACAATGTTACA TATGAAGATCGATTTTCTTGGAACGAGAACCAGCAGGGTATGGTATTAGGTGCTTATTTTTGGTTACACTGGTTATCCCAACTTCCTGGAGGACTTCTAGCAAGACGCTACGGGACGAAGCTCGTTTATGGCTTAGGAAATTTCCTAACAGCAATTCTCGGTTTTCTTATTCCGTTTGCAACATACTATCATCTGAACGCTCTCATCTTCCTGCGAGTTCTTCAAGGTCTGATCTCA GGTGTAATATGGCCTTCGATGCACAATATGACAGCTAAGTGGATTCCTCCAAACGAGAGGAGTAGATTTGTCATCTCATACTTGG GTAGTTCTATAGGTGCAGCCATAACGTTTCCATTTTGCGCGGCTATTAGCAGCACATTCGGCTGGGCCGTAGCTTTCCATATGACATCACTACTTGGTGTAATTTG GTTCTGCTTCTGGATATATTTTGTACACGACTCCCCTCAGCAACATCCTCGAATATCCAACGAGGAAAAGAAATATATCTTGGAGAACATTGCCGAATCGGTCGACGAAGAAGTAACAGAAATACCTTGGAGACACATATTATTATCTGGTCCAGTCTGGTTCACGACTGCCGCACATTGGAGCGCGGCCTGGGGATTTTTCACGCTTATGGCTGAAGGGCCTATTTACTTCAATTTCATCCATGGATGGAACATTAATACC ACTGGTTTCCTTTCCGGATTTCCACACGTGCTGAGAGTGTTATTCTCCTATTACTTTTCGGTCATGTGCGACTGGCTGATACGTACCAAGAAAATGAGCGTGACAAACGTTAGGAAATCGGCCACGTTTGTCGCCACAGGTCTACAGGGTATCATACTCTTCTTTCTGGGATTTAGCGGGTGCGAGCCGATTCTTGCAGTAGTCCTCCTCATGTCGGGCCTTATTGTCAGCGCCGCGATCACCTCCTCCACCTTCGCGATCTTCCTTGACCTCAGCCCGAATTATGCTAGCGTCCTTCTGGGATTTTCTGGAATGATAGCAACGTGGTGTGGATTTCTTTCGCCTGCTGTTGCTGGGGGCCTGACAAATAATAAT CAAACTGTGGGACAATGGCGGATAGTATTCATCATAGCTGCTGTCAATTCACTCGCGGGCTGTGTAATATATTTACTCCTTGGGACTTCGAAAGAACAGTGGTGGAATAAATATGGGAAGATGAATAAAGAAAATGGACAAGAAATGCAGAAACTAACAGCAACATCAGCGACAAAGTCTGGAGAAGGGGATGAAAAGATTGATGTAACGTATACGAAAGAAATGAATGATGAAAAATAG